The Amycolatopsis sp. DG1A-15b genome window below encodes:
- the rfbA gene encoding glucose-1-phosphate thymidylyltransferase RfbA: protein MKGIILAGGAGSRLHPITQATSKQLLPVYDKPMIYYPLSVLMLAGITEILVISTPEDLPSFRRLLGSGEQFGLDIEYALQYQPNGLAEAFVIGRRFVGDSRVALILGDNLFHGPGFSGMLEQAKSDLDGCVLFGYRVKDAHRYGVAEVDAAGNLLSLEEKPARPRSDRAVTGLYFYDNDVLDIAASLKPSARGELEITDVNRRYLQQHRARMVDLGRGFAWLDTGTHDSLLEAGQFVRVIEDRTGVRIACVEEIALRMGYIDAAHCHALGEKLAKSSYGEYVMSVAESMSAAP, encoded by the coding sequence GTGAAAGGCATCATCCTCGCCGGCGGGGCCGGCTCGAGACTGCACCCGATCACCCAGGCGACGTCGAAACAGCTGCTTCCCGTGTACGACAAGCCGATGATCTACTACCCGCTCTCGGTGCTGATGCTCGCGGGCATCACCGAAATCCTGGTGATTTCGACGCCCGAGGACCTCCCCAGCTTCCGCCGGCTGCTCGGCTCCGGGGAGCAGTTCGGGCTGGACATCGAGTACGCGCTCCAGTACCAGCCGAACGGCCTCGCCGAGGCGTTCGTCATCGGCCGCCGCTTCGTCGGCGATTCCCGGGTCGCGCTGATCCTGGGCGACAACCTGTTCCACGGCCCGGGGTTCTCCGGCATGCTCGAGCAGGCCAAGTCCGATTTGGACGGATGCGTCCTGTTCGGTTACCGGGTGAAGGACGCGCACCGCTACGGCGTGGCCGAGGTCGACGCGGCGGGAAACCTGCTTTCCCTGGAGGAGAAGCCGGCCCGGCCCCGATCGGACCGGGCGGTCACCGGGCTGTACTTCTACGACAACGACGTGCTCGACATCGCCGCCTCGCTGAAGCCGTCCGCGCGTGGTGAGCTGGAGATCACCGACGTCAACCGCCGGTACCTGCAGCAGCACCGCGCGCGGATGGTCGACCTCGGCCGGGGTTTCGCCTGGCTGGACACCGGCACCCACGACTCGCTGCTGGAGGCCGGTCAATTCGTGCGCGTGATCGAGGACCGCACGGGTGTCCGCATCGCCTGCGTCGAGGAGATCGCCCTGCGCATGGGCTACATCGACGCCGCCCACTGCCACGCGCTGGGGGAGAAGCTCGCGAAGTCGAGCTACGGCGAATACGTGATGAGCGTGGCCGAATCGATGTCCGCGGCCCCCTGA
- a CDS encoding GMC oxidoreductase, with protein sequence MTATPDVDVLIVGSGPAGATYARTIGDAVPGARILMVEVGPRLPGRRGEHTHNLPRADRRAAELLTQGPDTGIERATALADIAGGADPSTEFRQVVLPGLFFVDPRPVLPDGEVGLPAASMASGVGGMGVHWAGGCPRPRQSERVPFIAAGELDAALDHAEALLGVTVFGSDQGVAGALRKRMAEAFEGPGLPPVGFMPIAAQWDGAELRFSGTGAILGDIEETAPGFELRAETLARRVVVEDGVATGAELEDRRTGEVSVVRARHVVVCADGLRTPQVLFASGVRPPALGRYLNDHLQMVSFVRLDDPFVAGEASGIEDIGYVLIPFSDDRPLQGGVMSVANSPYGFAAGGRIDDRLGLVSWYGAKDVQCGDAVEFSETETDHYGMPRMSIRYAHTASDLETIEAMRGLSHRSAELVGTLAEEPALAAGGASLHYQGAVRMGAADDGRSVCDPELRVWGVRNLYVGGNGVIPTATASNPTLTTVALAWRAATRIAAELGGDTGCRITRPRGR encoded by the coding sequence ATGACTGCAACTCCTGACGTCGACGTCCTCATCGTGGGCAGCGGCCCGGCGGGCGCGACCTACGCCCGGACGATCGGCGACGCGGTGCCGGGTGCCCGGATCCTGATGGTCGAGGTCGGTCCGCGGCTGCCGGGACGGCGTGGCGAGCACACGCACAACCTGCCGCGTGCCGACCGGCGGGCCGCGGAGCTGCTCACCCAGGGACCGGACACCGGGATCGAGCGGGCGACGGCGCTGGCCGACATCGCCGGGGGCGCCGACCCGTCGACGGAGTTCCGGCAGGTCGTGCTGCCCGGCCTGTTCTTCGTGGACCCCCGGCCCGTGCTCCCCGACGGTGAGGTGGGGCTGCCGGCCGCCAGCATGGCGAGCGGTGTCGGTGGGATGGGCGTCCACTGGGCCGGGGGATGCCCGCGCCCACGGCAGTCCGAGCGCGTGCCGTTCATCGCGGCCGGAGAACTCGACGCCGCGCTCGACCACGCGGAAGCCCTGCTCGGCGTCACGGTTTTCGGCAGCGACCAGGGCGTCGCCGGTGCCCTGCGCAAGAGGATGGCCGAGGCGTTCGAGGGGCCGGGCCTGCCGCCGGTGGGCTTCATGCCGATCGCCGCCCAGTGGGACGGCGCCGAGCTTCGCTTCTCGGGCACCGGCGCGATCCTCGGCGACATCGAGGAGACCGCACCCGGCTTCGAGCTGCGCGCGGAGACGCTGGCGCGCCGGGTCGTCGTGGAGGACGGTGTCGCGACCGGGGCCGAGCTCGAGGACCGGCGTACGGGCGAGGTGTCGGTGGTCCGGGCACGGCACGTCGTCGTCTGCGCCGACGGTCTGCGCACGCCGCAGGTCCTGTTCGCCTCGGGCGTGCGCCCGCCCGCGCTGGGCCGCTACCTCAACGACCACCTGCAGATGGTGTCCTTCGTCCGCCTCGATGATCCTTTCGTGGCCGGCGAGGCGTCCGGCATCGAGGACATCGGCTACGTCCTGATCCCCTTCTCCGACGACCGGCCTCTCCAGGGCGGCGTGATGTCGGTCGCGAACTCGCCGTACGGGTTCGCCGCCGGCGGGCGCATCGACGACCGCCTCGGCCTCGTCAGCTGGTACGGCGCCAAGGACGTGCAGTGCGGCGACGCCGTCGAATTCAGCGAAACCGAGACCGATCACTACGGCATGCCGCGCATGTCCATCCGCTACGCGCACACCGCCAGCGACCTCGAAACGATCGAGGCCATGCGCGGCCTTTCCCACCGGAGCGCGGAGCTGGTCGGCACCCTCGCCGAAGAGCCCGCCTTGGCGGCCGGCGGCGCGTCACTGCACTACCAGGGCGCCGTCCGCATGGGAGCGGCCGACGACGGGCGCTCGGTCTGCGACCCCGAGCTGAGGGTGTGGGGAGTGCGCAACCTGTACGTCGGCGGCAATGGCGTCATCCCGACAGCGACCGCGTCAAATCCCACGCTCACCACGGTCGCTCTGGCCTGGCGCGCCGCGACCCGGATCGCGGCCGAACTCGGCGGCGATACGGGTTGCCGAATTACGCGACCGCGCGGACGGTGA